The Dromaius novaehollandiae isolate bDroNov1 chromosome 3, bDroNov1.hap1, whole genome shotgun sequence genome includes the window ATTTGCACAGCCACGTCTCAACTATTTTTAGTGATTTACTGGCTTTTAGGGAACAAAATCCTTAAATAACTCTCTATAGACTGCATGAATATAAAGaaaggccttaaaaaaaaaaagaaacagaaaaaagggggaaggggtGAATTCATGTTTACAGAAGCTACATGGATAATCTTGAAGTATTGATTATTCATTCCTAAGATAACTGAAGAAAATCCATTAGAGCAACATAGTTATGCTAGAGGCGATTACAAACCCACATAACAAGCAACATGAAGGTTAAACATAGACAACATCACAAAATTTGGATATATTCTGCTAGTTTCACAGCATACAAAGCCTCAGCAACGCAAGTTTCACTTAGCACTAGGAAAAATCAGGCTGGTGATGCATAGGTGCCATCATTACATTTTACTCCTTTTCAGAATAAACTATTTAAGTAGTTCTAGCTCTGTCCAAAATATTACATGAATTCTGAAGGAGTCTGCAGTGCATAGTACAATTAGCTAGGGAAAGAAAGGCTTCAGAtgaaaagctaaattaaaaaaaaggggaggggcaTTCAGAATGTCCAAAGTCCTTTATTTCTCTCTACAAAAAGCATTTCTCACGTTCTAAAGAACAGACTAAATGAGCTGCATAACTGATTTAGAGAGGAAATATACTGaagagtaaatattttaatattagcaTGTTGGAGATTGCACCAAATAATAAGTATTTTAGTATTAGCCTTACCAAGAACTGCAATACCCATGGTGATTTTATACAACAAAACATCCATTACCCCACCTTTAAGATGTACTGGAATGCCATTATCCTCCTAATGGAaacaagtgagaaaaaaaaaaaacatactatGTAAATGCAGTTCTTGCAATACTGAATGTAATTAACTAAAGCCACCCAGAACAAGAATTACTTCCCAGAATTATCTTCCCTCCTCccaaaagattttgaaaatcttgaaaacCTCATTTGAGATTCAGCCTCGTCTTTCAAGTTTTCGCTCCAGTATCAGGTGATCACTTGCTATGGAGATATAGTAATGGTACTATAAACTAGCACGTGGTAGATGCTTAAACATTTCTGACACCAGATGCCAGCCCCTGCAGGTGCACACTGTGTAATTAATGGCCCTAGAAACTTCCCATCAGTCTCCAGCATAGTCAGCCCCTACTACACAGACTGGTGGCAGCAAGGGGAAGGGCCTCTGTTCTTACCAGTTTCCTGGTATCATTGTTTCACTCCACCCGAAGTTAAACACTCTAAACACTACATCCACATGATCTTTGCCCTTCCCAGCAAGTTTAAGTTGCCCTGAAATTCCAGAATGCGTCTAGTGCTGGTGATCTGCATCCTGACCCAACTTAACTTGCTATCACACAAGAagggaacaggaggaagaaacagTTCATGGCCAGCCAGGTGACTGAGATACGCCTAAAGAactctgtcagcagaaacgggaCCTACCTCACCTACAGCCAGTATCCTACTCCCTGTTAGCTCACAACGAACACTGCTCTCTTTAGGTAGCATCCAAAGAAGACTGGCCTTCTCTttcaggagaaaggaaagcagaagacatAAAACCTATTAAACTAAGGTTTCTAACACATACTTTTCCCGTTCCCATTGCTGAAGCCCAGCCTACTCCATCCTCAGTACAAAGGTACTGCTCCAGGCTAAGGCTCACAGCTGTGAGTGCGCTCTTGAACATCCACTGCTCTAGCACACAAAGAACCACCAGTTCTCACTAGATAGCCTACCAAACAAGAAGAGAtgattcagaaattatttttaaagattcattAATTTTCTAGGAATGAATCCAGTCCTTTAAGATCTTTACTACTTTTATAACTGAGAAGTATATTATTACTACATCCTCATTAAGAATTACGAGGCTTATCTAGCAGCTATAGATATATCTGTAAGATAGCAGGTTTGATTTTTCACTGTACTTCTATCCTCTCACTtgctatttttctccatttgttcTTAGAAAATAATCCCCCATCCCATTTCAGAGTATTTTATCTACACGTTTGTACAGCACCAACCGCTCATAACAAAATCAGGTACTAAATCATCTCGCAGAGTAAAAATCCCTGAAGAGTGGACAAGTCAAGTTATGCAGTTTCAAATAATACTAATTTCtgtacaaaatattttgctttgctggTTTCAAACACTGTAGTCATACAACTGATTCAAGAATTCAACAAAGACATGAAGCGAGCTTTTagtagtttgtttttttaaacaaacaaaacatacaaCTACATTCTACCAATATTCTATTATCAGTGTTCACTCAATACCTGAAAAAGCTTCTGCTTCTCAGCAACTCTATTTTCAATTTGCCTGCGTGAAGCAGTGCTTATGGTCCTCCGGGAAATCTGGCGAAGAGCCTAAGACAAAAGATAAACAGTGTTTCAAAAGCAGTACATTTTTTCAGATATAGCCACACTGAAAAagaactattttcttttaaaagcaagatggaaaaaagacagcaaagaaagaaagagattctttttaaaaaaaacttcacaaATCAATCTTCCAACATACATACAAGAGACTGACTGGCTGGttacctaattaaaaaaaagattttgttttcaatacgaaactgaaaacagatttaTGAATCTGCAGCATAACCTTAACagatctaaaaaacaaaaaaccaaacatttaaagacattttaaaacatttacagAATCTGTTTCTGTAG containing:
- the LOC112984437 gene encoding cytochrome c oxidase subunit 7A2, mitochondrial; the encoded protein is MWRNLLALRQISRRTISTASRRQIENRVAEKQKLFQEDNGIPVHLKGGVMDVLLYKITMGIAVLGTGYALYELTVASLPKKQK